One part of the Salvelinus fontinalis isolate EN_2023a chromosome 4, ASM2944872v1, whole genome shotgun sequence genome encodes these proteins:
- the LOC129854067 gene encoding G1/S-specific cyclin-D1 has product MEHQLLCCEVETIRRAYQDANLLNDRVLQTMLKAEENYLPSPNYFKCVQKEIIPKMRKIVATWMLEVCEEQKCEEEVFPLAMNYLDRFLSVEPTHKTRLQLLGATCMFLASKMKETVPLTAEKLCIYTDNSIRPSDLLQMELLTLNKLKWDLASVTPHDFIDHFLSKLPIHQNTKQILRKHAQTFVALCATDVKFIANPPSMIAAGSVAAAVQGLYLKSKDSALSSQNLTNFLSQVIRSDPDCLKSCQEQIESLLESSLRQAQQHNVSTETKRVEEDVDLSCTPTDVRDINI; this is encoded by the exons ATGGAACACCAGCTGTTGTGCTGTGAAGTGGAAACCATCAGAAGAGCTTACCAAGACGCCAACTTACTAAATGACCGAGTTCTACAGACAATGCTCAAAGCAGAGGAAAATTACCTTCCGTCTCCGAATTACTTCAAGTGTGTCCAGAAAGAAATAATACCGAAAATGAGGAAAATTGTGGCTACATGGATGTTAGAG GTCTGCGAGGAACAGAAATGCGAGGAGGAGGTTTTTCCCCTGGCTATGAACTACTTGGATAGATTTTTGTCTGTGGAGCCCACACATAAAACCAGATTACAACTCCTGGGAGCTACTTGTATGTTTTTGGCCTCAAAGATGAAGGAAACGGTCCCTTTAACTGCAGAGAAGTTGTGCATTTACACCGACAACTCCATCCGGCCCAGCGATCTATTG CAAATGGAACTACTGACTCTAAACAAGTTGAAATGGGATCTAGCATCAGTAACGCCTCACGATTTCATAGACCATTTCCTCTCCAAGCTACCAATCCATCAGAACACGAAGCAGATTCTGCGCAAGCATGCCCAGACATTCGTGGCTCTCTGTGCAACAG ATGTCAAATTCATCGCCAACCCTCCCTCCATGATCGCAGCGGGCAGTGTGGCAGCAGCGGTCCAGGGGCTGTACCTAAAGAGCAAAGACAGTGCACTGTCATCCCAGAACCTAACCAACTTTCTGTCCCAAGTCATCAGGAGTGACCCG GACTGCCTGAAGTCGTGTCAGGAACAGATTGAGTCTCTGCTTGAGTCTAGTCTGAGACAGGCACAGCAACATAATGTCTCCACAGAAACAAAAAGGGTAGAGGAGGATGTGGACCTGTCCTGCACCCCTACAGACGTGAGGGACATTAACATTTGA
- the fgf19 gene encoding fibroblast growth factor 19, producing MTLAVTAVCMVSVFFAVGVFCLPLPDSGPHIANGWGQTVRLRHLYAVKHGLHLLINENGKVHGSPEQSSYSLVEIRPVDTGCVAIKGVAASQYLCMEGNGRLYASKTYMKDDCSFKENILPDGYNIYVSDKHGTLVSLGGSRQRLQGRDRGIPALSQFLPRVSTLPLDITTDLELSAHPEQGPQSGLDIDTMDAFGKLSQISIQSPSFNKR from the exons ATGACACTTGCAGTTACTGCAGTATGCATGGTCAGCGTGTTTTTTGCTGTTGGAGTTTTTTGTCTGCCACTGCCAGACTCGGGGCCTCATATAGCCAACGGATGGGGACAGACGGTCCGGCTCAGACATCTGTACGCGGTCAAACACGGATTGCACTTGCTAATCAACGAGAATGGCAAGGTGCACGGATCTCCTGAGCAGAGCTCTTACA GTTTGGTGGAAATCCGACCTGTAGACACGGGCTGTGTCGCAATCAAAGGAGTAGCAGCCTCGCAGTATCTCTGCATGGAAGGGAATGGAAGACTGTATGCATCG AAAACCTATATGAAAGATGACTGCTCCTTCAAGGAAAACATCCTCCCAGACGGCTACAATATTTATGTCTCTGACAAGCATGGGACCCTGGTGAGCCTGGGTGGCAGCAGGCAGAGGCTCCAGGGGCGAGACAGAGGCATTCCTGCACTGTCCCAGTTTCTACCAAGGGTGAGCACCCTGCCCCTGGATATAACAACAGATTTGGAGTTGTCAGCCCACCCCGAGCAAGGCCCTCAGTCAGGCCTGGACATAGACACTATGGATGCCTTTGGGAAACTTTCCCAGATCTCGATCCAAAGCCCCAGTTTCAATAAGAGATGA
- the fgf4 gene encoding fibroblast growth factor 4, with protein sequence MAFQSALLPILVLGLLTSLVRCAPFPGRLNGTVERHWETLYSRSLARIPGEKREINRDSDYLMGIKRLRRLYCNVGIGFHIQVSPDGRITGVHSENPYSLLEISPVERGVVTIFGVQRGLFVAMNSKGKLYGSVHYNNECKFKETLLANNYNAYESVAYPTMYIGLSKTGKTKRGNRVSPAMTVTHFLPRI encoded by the exons ATGGCTTTTCAATCGGCCCTCTTACCAATATTGGTCTTGGGACTGTTGACTAGTTTGGTGCGTTGTGCCCCCTTCCCTGGCAGGCTGAATGGCACAGTGGAACGACACTGGGAGACACTCTACTCGCGGTCCTTGGCTCGGATCCCTGGGGAGAAAAGAGAGATAAACCGGGACAGCGACTATCTTATGGGCATTAAACGGCTACGACGCCTTTATTGCAATGTAGGAATTGGGTTTCATATTCAAGTTTCACCCGATGGGAGAATAACAGGAGTGCACAGTGAAAACCCTTACA GTCTCCTTGAGATATCTCCAGTAGAGAGAGGAGTTGTGACAATCTTTGGCGTCCAACGCGGTCTATTCGTGGCCATGAACAGCAAAGGGAAGCTGTACGGATCT GTTCATTACAACAACGAGTGCAAATTCAAAGAAACTCTCCTGGCAAATAATTACAACGCTTACGAATCAGTGGCATACCCAACGATGTACATTGGACTAAGCAAGACCGGTAAAACAAAAAGAGGAAACCGAGTGTCACCAGCCATGACGGTGACGCATTTCTTGCCAAGAATCTGA